A single Parabacteroides timonensis DNA region contains:
- the gcvP gene encoding aminomethyl-transferring glycine dehydrogenase, with protein sequence MDTNKFVNRHVGIAKEDIPAMLEAIGVKSVDELIDQTIPANIRLKEPLNLPEPMTEREYAEHISELASKNEVFTSYIGMGWYDTICPAPIQRNVFENPAWYTSYTPYQAEVSQGRLEALLNFQTVISELTALPLTNCSLLDEATAAAEAATMFYGSRSRAQAKAGANTLFVDENVFASTLAVINTRMIPQGIKVVTGDYKTFEFTPDVFGAIVQYPNASGSIEDYKEFVAKANANETRVAVAADLMSLVLLTPPGEWGADVVFGSSQRFGIPMFYGGPSAAFFATKDEYKRAIPGRIIGISKDAYGHPAYRLALQTREQHIKREKATSNICTAQALLATMAGFYAVYHGADGLRDIAGRIHASAGFLAAELEKLGYRQLNKDYFDTLKIELPAHVSVNVLREIALECKVNLRYFEAGQVGISIDETTQPTDIGVLLYIFAGAAGKDYMLEEAIPEKTYFDKKFARTSDFLQEDVFKKYHTETELMRYITRLGRKDVSLAQSMISLGSCTMKLNSASSMLPLGRPEFQNIHPYAPEEQVEGYKELIENLSNYLTEITGFKGATLQPNSGAAGEYTGLRVIRAYLESIGQGHRNIVLLPASAHGTNPASAIQCGYTTVTVKCDENGNIDLEDFRAKAEENKENLAATMITYPSTHGIFEVDIKEMCDIIHACGAQVYMDGANMNAQVGLTNPGTIGADVCHLNLHKTFAIPHGGGGPGVGPICVAEHLVPFLPSHPILWGCDQNTVSSAPYGSAGVLPITYAYIRMLGTEGLETVTKTAILNANYLASKFKDTYGIVYTGATGRVGHELILECRGVKEASGIDEGDIAKRLMDFGYHAPTLSFPVHGTLMVEPTESESKAELDRFAEVMDCIWKEIKEVEEGKASKEDNVLKNAPHPEYEVTADEWKHEYPRSKAAFPLEWLHDSKFWINVARVDNAYGDRNLIPTLCACEI encoded by the coding sequence ATGGACACAAATAAATTTGTAAACCGTCATGTCGGCATTGCAAAGGAAGATATTCCGGCTATGCTTGAAGCTATCGGTGTTAAATCGGTTGACGAACTGATTGACCAGACCATTCCGGCCAATATCCGTCTGAAAGAACCTCTGAATCTTCCGGAACCGATGACGGAACGGGAATATGCTGAACATATCTCTGAACTGGCATCCAAGAACGAAGTATTTACATCCTATATCGGCATGGGCTGGTACGATACCATCTGTCCTGCCCCTATTCAGCGGAACGTATTCGAAAATCCTGCATGGTATACTTCCTATACACCGTACCAGGCAGAAGTATCTCAGGGACGTCTGGAAGCTTTGCTTAATTTCCAGACAGTGATCAGCGAACTGACAGCATTGCCGCTTACCAACTGTTCCCTGCTGGATGAAGCAACTGCTGCAGCCGAAGCTGCTACCATGTTCTACGGTAGCCGAAGCCGTGCACAGGCTAAAGCCGGAGCCAATACATTATTTGTAGATGAGAATGTATTCGCCTCTACACTTGCAGTTATCAATACCCGTATGATCCCGCAAGGCATCAAGGTGGTAACAGGTGACTACAAGACATTCGAATTCACTCCTGATGTATTCGGTGCAATCGTTCAATATCCGAATGCGAGCGGTTCGATTGAAGATTATAAAGAATTTGTAGCCAAAGCTAACGCTAACGAAACCCGTGTAGCTGTAGCAGCCGACCTGATGAGCCTGGTATTATTGACTCCTCCGGGAGAATGGGGAGCAGATGTCGTATTCGGTAGTAGCCAGCGTTTTGGTATCCCGATGTTCTACGGTGGTCCGTCTGCTGCATTCTTTGCAACAAAAGACGAATATAAACGTGCTATTCCGGGACGTATCATCGGTATTTCGAAAGATGCTTACGGACATCCGGCTTATCGCCTGGCTTTGCAGACTCGCGAACAACACATCAAACGTGAAAAAGCGACATCTAATATCTGTACCGCACAGGCTCTACTTGCTACAATGGCCGGATTCTACGCCGTTTATCACGGTGCAGATGGACTGCGCGATATCGCCGGACGCATCCATGCATCTGCTGGTTTCCTGGCAGCTGAACTTGAAAAGCTGGGTTACAGACAACTGAATAAGGATTATTTCGATACGTTGAAGATCGAATTACCGGCTCATGTTTCTGTGAACGTTCTTCGCGAAATCGCATTGGAATGTAAAGTAAACCTTCGTTACTTCGAAGCCGGACAAGTAGGTATTAGTATCGACGAAACAACACAACCGACTGATATAGGTGTATTATTATACATCTTTGCCGGAGCTGCCGGAAAAGATTATATGTTGGAAGAAGCGATTCCGGAAAAGACTTATTTCGATAAGAAATTTGCCCGTACGTCCGACTTCTTGCAGGAAGATGTATTCAAGAAATATCATACGGAAACAGAGTTGATGCGTTACATTACCCGCCTAGGACGTAAAGACGTATCACTGGCACAGTCTATGATCTCCCTGGGTTCATGTACAATGAAGCTGAATTCAGCATCAAGTATGTTGCCACTGGGCCGTCCCGAATTCCAGAATATTCACCCGTATGCTCCGGAAGAACAAGTGGAAGGCTACAAAGAGTTGATTGAAAATCTTTCTAACTATCTGACAGAGATCACCGGATTTAAGGGAGCTACCCTGCAACCGAACTCAGGTGCTGCCGGCGAATATACCGGTCTGCGTGTAATCCGTGCTTATCTGGAAAGTATCGGACAAGGACATAGAAACATCGTCCTCCTTCCGGCTTCCGCACACGGTACGAATCCGGCCAGTGCAATCCAGTGTGGCTATACAACCGTTACTGTTAAATGCGACGAAAACGGAAATATAGATCTGGAAGACTTCCGTGCCAAAGCAGAAGAAAATAAGGAGAACCTGGCAGCAACCATGATCACTTATCCTTCCACACACGGTATCTTCGAAGTCGATATCAAAGAAATGTGTGATATCATCCATGCATGTGGTGCACAGGTGTATATGGACGGTGCCAATATGAATGCACAGGTAGGACTGACCAATCCGGGTACGATCGGTGCCGACGTTTGTCACCTGAACCTGCACAAAACATTTGCTATTCCTCACGGTGGCGGTGGCCCTGGTGTCGGCCCGATCTGCGTAGCGGAACATCTGGTTCCGTTCCTGCCGTCTCATCCGATATTATGGGGTTGCGATCAGAATACAGTATCTTCCGCACCTTACGGTAGCGCAGGTGTTCTTCCTATCACATACGCTTATATCCGCATGTTGGGAACAGAAGGGCTGGAAACAGTAACTAAAACTGCTATCCTGAACGCAAACTATCTAGCTTCTAAATTCAAAGACACTTACGGAATCGTTTATACAGGAGCCACAGGACGTGTCGGCCACGAATTGATCCTCGAATGCCGCGGTGTAAAAGAAGCATCCGGCATCGATGAAGGCGATATTGCCAAACGACTGATGGACTTCGGCTATCACGCTCCTACACTGTCGTTCCCCGTACACGGTACGCTGATGGTTGAACCGACCGAAAGTGAAAGCAAGGCCGAACTCGACCGCTTCGCCGAAGTTATGGATTGCATCTGGAAAGAGATTAAAGAAGTAGAAGAAGGAAAAGCTTCCAAAGAAGATAATGTGCTCAAAAATGCTCCGCATCCTGAATACGAAGTAACAGCCGATGAATGGAAGCATGAATACCCTCGTAGCAAAGCAGCTTTCCCTCTGGAATGGTTGCATGACAGTAAATTCTGGATCAATGTGGCACGCGTAGACAACGCTTATGGCGACCGTAACCTGATCCCGACTCTCTGTGCTTGTGAAATTTAA
- a CDS encoding electron transfer flavoprotein subunit beta/FixA family protein, whose protein sequence is MSLRIIVLAKQVPDTRNVGKDAMKEDGTVNRAALPAIFNPEDLNALEQALRLKDAYPGSTVTLLTMGPGRAAEIIREGLYRGADGGFLLTDRAFAGADTLATSYALATAIKKINDYDIIIGGRQAIDGDTAQVGPQVAEKLGLTQITYAEEILNVDEAARRITVKRHIDGGVETVEGPLPIVITVNGSAAPCRPRNARLVQKYKRAMGAQEKAAQPTACHPDVPSELPYADLYEKRPYLNIQEWSVNDVNGDLTQCGLSGSPTKVKTIQNIVFQAKESKTLTSADKDIEEMIVELLANHTIG, encoded by the coding sequence ATGAGTTTAAGAATTATTGTTTTAGCGAAGCAGGTTCCGGACACACGCAACGTGGGAAAGGATGCGATGAAAGAAGACGGAACGGTAAACCGTGCCGCACTTCCCGCCATCTTTAACCCGGAAGACCTGAACGCATTGGAACAGGCCCTACGCCTGAAAGATGCCTACCCCGGATCAACTGTTACATTGCTGACTATGGGCCCGGGACGTGCCGCCGAAATTATCCGTGAAGGTTTATACCGCGGAGCAGACGGCGGCTTTTTGTTAACCGACCGCGCCTTTGCCGGAGCCGATACATTGGCTACTTCATACGCTTTGGCTACGGCTATCAAAAAAATTAATGATTATGACATCATCATCGGTGGCCGTCAGGCTATCGACGGAGATACAGCACAGGTTGGTCCCCAGGTAGCAGAAAAGCTGGGATTGACACAGATCACTTACGCTGAAGAAATCCTGAATGTGGATGAAGCAGCACGCCGTATCACCGTTAAACGTCATATCGACGGAGGTGTGGAAACCGTAGAAGGTCCGCTGCCTATCGTCATCACAGTAAACGGCTCGGCAGCTCCCTGCCGTCCGCGCAACGCCCGACTGGTACAGAAATACAAACGTGCCATGGGTGCACAGGAAAAAGCAGCTCAACCGACTGCCTGCCATCCTGATGTTCCGAGCGAACTGCCGTATGCAGACCTTTACGAAAAACGCCCGTACCTGAATATCCAGGAATGGAGCGTGAACGACGTAAACGGAGACTTGACACAGTGCGGTCTGTCCGGTTCACCTACAAAGGTAAAGACTATACAGAATATCGTGTTCCAGGCAAAGGAAAGCAAAACGCTGACCAGCGCGGATAAGGATATAGAAGAGATGATTGTTGAACTGTTAGCTAACCATACCATCGGATAA
- a CDS encoding glycoside hydrolase family 10 protein — protein MKKVFIALAAVALFATACTKAPETKIKAYGWQGEGGKTTEETLQADFSKWKSHGLDGVCYNAGFNVEKQARAAKVAHANGLEYHAWIPTMLKGDADSSWYAVNRNGESAYNVQAYVSYYKFMCPNNENVINFLTGEYEKIAAIPDVDYVHFDYIRYVDVILAKGLWEKYGLVMNEEYPTADYCYCDKCIADFKAATGIDIKTVEDPSKCKEWAQFRCDVITHLVNHIADAVHAKGKKVSAAVFPGPDSHAKWMVRQEWDEWNIDAVFPMNYNDFYLEDAAWVGKITKEEVDAVNNKFPVYSGLFICHDWQNKANIKDPEGHGLIPSEIEEAVRGAMESGAAGVCLFTPQGMTDEHWKAFDKAIHQTYTKK, from the coding sequence ATGAAGAAAGTATTTATCGCTTTGGCAGCCGTTGCATTGTTTGCAACGGCTTGCACCAAAGCTCCTGAAACAAAGATCAAAGCGTACGGCTGGCAAGGTGAAGGCGGCAAAACTACCGAAGAAACTTTACAGGCCGATTTCAGCAAGTGGAAATCTCACGGTCTGGACGGTGTCTGCTATAATGCCGGTTTCAACGTAGAAAAACAGGCACGTGCCGCTAAAGTGGCTCATGCCAACGGGCTGGAATATCATGCATGGATACCCACGATGCTGAAAGGCGATGCCGATTCTAGCTGGTATGCCGTTAACCGTAACGGAGAATCGGCCTACAACGTACAGGCTTATGTCTCCTACTACAAATTCATGTGTCCGAACAATGAAAATGTAATTAACTTCCTGACTGGCGAATATGAAAAGATTGCCGCTATTCCCGATGTTGATTATGTTCATTTCGACTACATCCGCTATGTCGATGTCATCCTGGCAAAAGGCTTATGGGAAAAGTACGGACTGGTAATGAACGAAGAGTATCCGACTGCTGACTATTGTTATTGCGACAAATGCATTGCCGATTTCAAAGCAGCAACAGGTATCGATATCAAAACAGTGGAAGACCCGTCTAAGTGTAAGGAATGGGCACAGTTCCGTTGCGACGTGATCACTCACCTAGTCAATCACATTGCCGATGCAGTCCATGCCAAAGGTAAAAAGGTCAGCGCTGCTGTATTCCCCGGCCCCGATTCCCATGCTAAATGGATGGTTCGCCAGGAATGGGACGAATGGAATATAGATGCCGTCTTCCCTATGAACTACAATGATTTCTATTTGGAAGATGCTGCCTGGGTTGGCAAGATCACCAAAGAAGAGGTAGATGCGGTAAATAATAAATTCCCGGTTTATAGTGGCCTTTTCATCTGCCACGACTGGCAGAACAAAGCCAATATCAAAGATCCGGAAGGACACGGACTGATCCCTTCTGAAATAGAAGAAGCAGTACGCGGAGCCATGGAAAGCGGAGCGGCAGGCGTTTGCCTTTTCACCCCGCAGGGAATGACGGACGAACACTGGAAGGCGTTCGACAAAGCCATTCATCAGACATATACGAAGAAATAA
- a CDS encoding MFS transporter, translated as MNTTAKKEKIKFSKAFWVANTVELFERAAYYGVFIVITLYLSRILGFNDIQAATIAGTFSAFLYFLPTFAGALADKIGFRNSMLLAFSLLTIGYAGLGLYPTWLQSAGLVEYGTTTTFTGLLESNLRYGIIPVMILIVIGGSFIKSVISGTVAKETTPETRAKGFSIFYAMVNIGAFSGKTIVKPLREALGNEGLITLNYFSASMTFLALIAIWFFYKSSQHSGEGKTFGQIWKALIKVCTNGRLIILIFIISGFWMVQHQLYATMPKYVLRLAGEGASPSWYANVNPLVVVLTVNLVTQLMRKKTALTSMTFGMFIMPVSALCMASGNMLDGSTTILGMHPVAFMMVVGIVFQGLAETFISPRFLEYFSLQAPKGEEGLYLGFSHLHSFLSSILGFGLSGFLLSKYCPEPTLFATHEEWVAASANAHYIWYYFGAIALVSAFALIIYGQVVKRLDVSRSLK; from the coding sequence ATGAACACGACAGCAAAGAAAGAGAAAATCAAATTTAGTAAAGCGTTTTGGGTTGCCAACACCGTCGAACTTTTTGAACGTGCAGCCTACTATGGCGTATTTATCGTAATAACACTCTACCTCAGCCGTATTCTTGGATTTAACGATATCCAGGCGGCAACTATCGCCGGAACATTCTCCGCATTTCTTTATTTTCTTCCGACTTTTGCCGGAGCATTAGCCGATAAGATCGGCTTCCGTAATTCCATGCTGCTGGCATTTTCCTTACTGACCATCGGTTATGCCGGATTAGGACTCTACCCTACCTGGCTTCAGTCAGCCGGACTGGTCGAATACGGGACAACGACGACATTTACCGGATTGCTTGAAAGTAATCTTCGTTATGGGATTATCCCGGTCATGATACTGATCGTTATCGGAGGTTCATTCATCAAAAGTGTGATTTCCGGAACTGTAGCCAAAGAAACAACTCCCGAGACCCGTGCCAAAGGTTTCTCCATATTCTATGCAATGGTAAATATCGGAGCTTTCTCCGGCAAAACCATCGTAAAACCATTGCGCGAAGCCTTAGGAAACGAAGGATTGATCACTCTCAACTATTTCTCCGCTTCAATGACCTTCCTGGCTCTGATAGCGATCTGGTTCTTCTATAAGAGCAGCCAGCATTCAGGAGAAGGAAAGACGTTCGGACAGATATGGAAGGCATTGATCAAAGTTTGCACAAACGGTCGCCTGATCATACTGATCTTTATTATTTCCGGATTCTGGATGGTTCAACATCAATTATATGCCACAATGCCTAAATACGTTTTGCGTCTGGCCGGTGAAGGAGCATCCCCTTCCTGGTATGCCAACGTTAACCCGCTGGTTGTTGTATTAACAGTTAATCTGGTCACTCAATTAATGCGTAAGAAAACAGCACTTACCTCTATGACATTCGGTATGTTTATCATGCCTGTATCCGCTCTTTGCATGGCTTCCGGAAATATGCTCGACGGAAGCACCACAATTCTGGGTATGCACCCGGTCGCCTTTATGATGGTAGTCGGCATCGTCTTCCAGGGATTGGCAGAGACATTTATATCTCCACGTTTCCTCGAGTATTTTTCTTTGCAGGCTCCCAAAGGAGAAGAAGGGTTGTATCTTGGTTTCAGCCATCTTCACTCATTCCTGTCATCCATTCTCGGATTTGGCCTTTCCGGTTTCCTGCTTAGTAAATATTGCCCGGAACCTACACTTTTTGCCACACATGAAGAATGGGTAGCCGCCAGTGCCAATGCTCATTACATCTGGTATTACTTTGGAGCAATCGCTCTGGTTTCTGCTTTTGCCCTGATTATCTACGGTCAGGTTGTAAAGCGACTGGATGTTTCTCGTAGTCTGAAATAA
- a CDS encoding SusD/RagB family nutrient-binding outer membrane lipoprotein: MKKIKLFALALIGLLSFNSCGDYGDDNIDPNNPSNPETRFLFTYACKNVSLFSYVANYNPWTQLFPQYLSERQNIQYSDFGMTDFNTGPYYYEYIRNLETIIKLNTDEETKDLPNVIQLGSTANQLAGCRTLRAFYYMHLTDIMGMIPYSEALKGDDGNFNPKYDTQEFIYEDLEKELNEAYAQFDESGTLDKTYDILYNGDVAKWKKLNASLRMMMAIKLSDVAPEIGKARFAKAYADGGMTDNSELLEYKYLPETANQNPLYTNIIESGRKDFAPSKTILDQLIAYNDPRLKEYAVPNSEGEYNGVPFGLTKTEIAQYTDMAFFNERYYQQDAPIVVISPSHILLIEAEAAIRGWIGGNAEELYNAGIKASFGQYGIGSDEFDKYIIQDAIKLTGSDTEKIEKIAMQRWLANFMQDGVEAWSDWRRLNVPNIKPGPSATITHIPYRRVYYPDDYNTNKANYDAAIAAQGPDNFDTRVWWDTSDNK, from the coding sequence ATGAAAAAAATAAAATTATTCGCATTAGCATTAATCGGACTATTATCTTTTAATAGTTGCGGGGATTACGGAGATGACAACATCGATCCTAACAATCCTTCGAACCCGGAAACCCGTTTCCTGTTTACGTACGCCTGTAAGAATGTCTCCCTGTTTTCTTATGTGGCTAATTATAATCCCTGGACACAGTTGTTTCCTCAATACCTCTCGGAACGTCAGAACATTCAATATTCGGATTTCGGTATGACTGATTTCAATACGGGTCCTTATTATTACGAATATATCCGTAACCTGGAAACAATTATCAAACTGAATACGGATGAAGAAACCAAAGATCTACCCAACGTAATACAACTGGGCAGTACAGCCAACCAGTTGGCCGGTTGCCGTACACTACGTGCTTTCTATTACATGCACCTGACGGACATCATGGGTATGATCCCTTATAGTGAAGCATTGAAAGGGGATGATGGGAACTTCAATCCGAAATATGATACGCAGGAATTCATCTATGAGGATCTGGAAAAAGAATTGAACGAAGCGTATGCACAATTCGATGAATCCGGCACACTGGATAAAACGTATGACATTCTTTACAACGGTGACGTGGCCAAATGGAAGAAACTGAATGCTTCATTACGAATGATGATGGCCATCAAACTGTCCGATGTAGCTCCGGAAATAGGAAAAGCACGTTTTGCCAAGGCTTATGCAGACGGAGGTATGACAGACAACAGCGAGTTGTTGGAATACAAATACCTTCCGGAGACAGCCAACCAAAATCCTCTGTATACTAATATCATCGAAAGTGGACGTAAAGACTTCGCTCCATCAAAGACCATTCTGGATCAATTGATAGCCTATAACGATCCGCGCCTGAAAGAATATGCAGTACCTAATTCGGAAGGAGAATACAATGGAGTACCTTTCGGCCTTACCAAAACAGAAATTGCACAATACACAGACATGGCTTTTTTCAACGAAAGATATTATCAGCAGGATGCTCCTATCGTTGTGATTTCGCCGTCACATATTTTATTGATCGAAGCCGAAGCAGCCATACGAGGCTGGATCGGCGGAAATGCGGAAGAACTGTATAATGCCGGTATCAAAGCCTCTTTCGGTCAATACGGTATCGGTTCAGACGAATTCGACAAATACATCATACAGGATGCAATCAAACTGACGGGCTCCGATACCGAAAAGATCGAAAAGATCGCCATGCAACGCTGGTTAGCCAACTTTATGCAGGATGGTGTCGAGGCATGGTCAGACTGGCGTCGCCTGAACGTTCCGAATATCAAGCCGGGCCCATCGGCAACCATCACACATATCCCGTATCGTCGCGTATATTATCCAGACGACTATAATACAAACAAGGCTAATTACGACGCAGCGATTGCAGCACAAGGCCCGGATAATTTCGATACGCGTGTCTGGTGGGATACATCGGACAATAAATAA
- a CDS encoding SusC/RagA family TonB-linked outer membrane protein — protein sequence MIRKLFLSLLSFILCTGIAFAQTKKVTGTVTSADDGLPVIGASIIVKGTTVGTVTDMDGKFSLEVPNEGKILQISFVGMNSQDVAVKPQVTVVLQSDTQDLEEIVVTAQGLTRKQKSLGYATQQLKADELVQVRQTDLNNALVGKVSGVRFIGSSGATFDPGKIVLRGTSSLTEAGGNEPIYVVDGVITSNMSINMDDVASVNVLKGPAATALYGARGGNGAIIITSKGGTGEHSEITVSHTIAWDKANIRYDLQDEYGGGYLGADAEMPIFKYDPNKHPAYLQKLDGVRYYDYNNDASWGPKLDGREYAPWYAWDPTDPRFGQTSQWTSQMDLNDLFRTGVSNTTNVAFTKSGKDYMSRISFSNVSRNGITPNSNASRRFLSVRTSFKPVDRLRVSMDYKYTYRNNHNAAAEGYQELGNALYSYEQWGHTNVNLNDLKDYKRPDGTFRSWNITSPTNLTAAFHENPFALFNEINQDKTYQWHVFSGDAELDLIKNIKAGIRVNGNIRSYKKEVRLPQNIHGEVSEYTQDQNQLSDIQTQGRLTWSDHFIDNKLSVDAALFFEDRVYNLNELQAFTRDGLFMDGFFSTAASSGLPGGSSKLTKQHDQSVYGTATIGWDNTYYLDFSLRNDWTSTLHPDKNSFLYGGVSVAAIASNWIKNAEWLSFWKLRASMAQVGSTMNPYNIYPTYVLKNSSGDLIKYGQLSNMWNSTNLKDLYIKPTISTSYEVGTEFRLFKDRLWGDFNFYNRDSKDQIINVNTTPASGYRSRKMNAGLIRNRGIEFSLGGQIIQTKDWTWELNANLSHNRNTLEELIDGQDTYQIYWRSWSSRIYSYAEVGKPIGVIRGSTWKKDPEGRIILQERSDPNHQYGPYAPLVESTAQEELGNIQPDLTGGFSTSLRYKDFHLGMSFDFQVGGVIASATNMFGESSGLLASTTGTNDKGNPIRAQVKDGGGVRIDGVVENQDGSYTPVTAYVDASYYFQSRKGTIWEDYVYKASYLKMRELSIGYDIPRSFLQKTNCGIKKASVSFVAQNPWLIYSAAPNLDPSEMGAASYNYVEGGQAASVRTFGFTVNLTF from the coding sequence ATGATAAGAAAACTATTTCTCAGTTTGCTATCCTTCATATTATGTACAGGAATAGCATTTGCTCAAACAAAAAAAGTAACTGGTACCGTTACCTCTGCAGACGACGGGCTACCGGTTATTGGAGCATCCATTATTGTTAAAGGTACAACTGTCGGAACAGTAACAGACATGGATGGTAAATTTTCGCTGGAAGTCCCCAACGAGGGTAAAATACTCCAGATATCTTTTGTAGGCATGAACTCACAGGATGTAGCGGTAAAGCCTCAGGTTACAGTTGTTCTTCAATCCGATACGCAAGACCTGGAAGAGATCGTCGTTACGGCACAAGGACTTACCCGTAAACAAAAATCATTGGGTTATGCAACTCAGCAACTCAAAGCAGATGAGTTAGTCCAGGTTCGTCAAACAGATCTGAATAATGCCTTGGTTGGTAAAGTATCGGGAGTTCGCTTCATCGGCTCTTCCGGTGCGACCTTCGATCCGGGCAAAATTGTATTACGCGGAACCTCTTCATTAACTGAGGCCGGAGGTAACGAACCGATCTATGTTGTCGATGGAGTTATCACCAGTAATATGTCTATCAATATGGATGATGTAGCTTCCGTGAACGTTCTAAAAGGACCGGCAGCCACTGCATTGTATGGAGCACGTGGTGGCAACGGTGCTATTATCATTACATCCAAAGGAGGTACAGGCGAACACAGTGAAATAACGGTAAGCCACACTATCGCCTGGGATAAAGCAAATATCCGCTACGACCTGCAGGACGAATACGGTGGAGGTTATTTAGGTGCCGATGCCGAAATGCCCATATTTAAATATGATCCGAATAAGCATCCGGCATACCTGCAAAAGCTGGATGGTGTCCGTTATTATGACTACAACAACGATGCCAGCTGGGGGCCAAAACTGGATGGTCGCGAATATGCCCCCTGGTACGCATGGGACCCGACAGACCCTCGATTCGGACAAACAAGCCAGTGGACTTCGCAGATGGACCTGAACGATTTGTTCCGTACCGGCGTTAGCAATACGACCAATGTTGCATTTACAAAATCCGGGAAAGATTATATGAGCCGCATTTCTTTCTCCAACGTATCCCGCAACGGTATTACTCCGAATAGTAATGCCTCACGCCGGTTCCTTTCTGTCAGAACCAGCTTCAAGCCGGTCGACCGCTTAAGAGTTTCTATGGACTACAAATATACCTATCGCAACAATCATAATGCTGCCGCCGAAGGATACCAGGAACTGGGAAATGCCCTCTACTCTTACGAACAGTGGGGACATACAAATGTCAACCTGAACGATTTGAAAGATTACAAACGTCCGGATGGAACATTCCGTTCATGGAATATCACCAGCCCGACAAATCTGACCGCAGCTTTCCATGAGAATCCGTTCGCCCTGTTCAACGAGATCAACCAGGATAAAACATACCAGTGGCATGTATTCAGTGGAGATGCAGAACTGGATCTCATTAAAAATATAAAAGCCGGCATCCGCGTAAACGGGAATATCCGTAGTTACAAAAAGGAAGTACGTTTACCCCAAAACATACACGGCGAAGTTTCCGAATACACGCAGGATCAAAATCAATTATCCGACATCCAGACACAGGGTCGTTTAACATGGAGCGACCACTTTATCGACAATAAGCTTTCCGTCGATGCCGCTTTATTCTTTGAAGACCGTGTATATAATCTCAATGAATTACAAGCTTTTACCCGCGACGGCCTATTCATGGACGGCTTCTTTAGTACGGCAGCATCTTCCGGCTTACCGGGTGGAAGCAGCAAACTGACCAAACAACACGACCAGAGTGTTTACGGAACAGCCACCATAGGCTGGGATAACACATATTATCTCGATTTTTCTTTACGTAATGACTGGACTTCTACGCTGCATCCTGACAAAAACAGCTTCCTGTATGGCGGTGTTTCCGTTGCAGCCATAGCTAGTAACTGGATCAAGAATGCAGAGTGGTTGTCATTCTGGAAACTGAGAGCATCCATGGCACAAGTCGGTTCAACCATGAATCCTTATAATATTTATCCGACCTATGTATTAAAAAATTCCAGTGGTGATCTGATCAAATACGGGCAACTCTCCAATATGTGGAATAGTACAAACCTGAAAGACCTGTATATTAAACCGACTATCTCCACCTCGTATGAAGTCGGTACGGAATTCCGTTTATTTAAGGACCGCTTATGGGGAGACTTCAACTTTTATAACCGCGACTCAAAAGACCAGATCATTAATGTGAATACAACACCGGCCAGCGGTTACCGGTCACGAAAGATGAATGCAGGTCTGATCCGTAACCGGGGTATCGAATTCTCTTTAGGCGGTCAGATCATCCAGACCAAAGACTGGACCTGGGAACTGAATGCCAACCTCTCCCATAACCGTAACACGCTAGAAGAACTAATCGATGGACAAGACACTTACCAAATCTATTGGAGAAGCTGGTCTTCACGTATCTATTCTTACGCAGAAGTAGGCAAACCGATCGGTGTAATCAGGGGTTCCACATGGAAAAAAGATCCGGAAGGACGCATTATTTTACAGGAAAGAAGCGATCCTAACCACCAGTATGGCCCGTATGCTCCGCTGGTAGAATCAACGGCACAGGAGGAATTAGGCAACATCCAACCGGACCTGACCGGAGGTTTCTCTACTTCCCTGCGTTATAAAGATTTCCATTTGGGAATGTCGTTCGACTTCCAGGTCGGAGGGGTCATCGCTTCCGCCACCAATATGTTTGGCGAAAGTTCCGGTTTATTAGCATCGACCACAGGTACAAACGACAAGGGTAACCCTATTCGTGCACAAGTAAAAGATGGCGGCGGTGTACGCATCGACGGTGTTGTAGAAAACCAGGATGGTTCTTATACGCCGGTTACAGCCTACGTAGATGCCAGCTATTATTTCCAAAGTCGCAAAGGAACCATTTGGGAAGACTATGTATATAAAGCCAGTTACCTGAAAATGCGCGAATTGTCTATCGGATACGATATACCACGCTCCTTCCTGCAAAAAACGAATTGCGGTATTAAGAAAGCCAGTGTATCATTTGTTGCCCAGAATCCCTGGTTAATTTATTCCGCAGCCCCCAACCTCGACCCGTCGGAGATGGGTGCAGCAAGTTATAACTATGTTGAAGGCGGCCAGGCAGCCTCTGTACGCACGTTCGGCTTTACTGTAAATCTTACCTTCTAA